One region of Glutamicibacter sp. B1 genomic DNA includes:
- a CDS encoding MFS transporter — MGTVATKRGITGWKATIAVAMSNYIEAGAIIALATSLSLWQSAFGFDDALVGIIAAVSANAFGAALGAMIGGPLCDRLGRKFIYTYDLIVFMIGALLITFTANTTLLVVGVVLMGIAVGAGVPASWTYIAEEAPEESRAAHVGTAQLAWSFGPAVGFALAIMVEPLGVAGSRLIFFHLFVVAAVTWWVRRGLPESTRWKEQRANELANGTKISFFSGIRSLLAERKNFSALLFLIGVYGLWNTVAGQAGIFQPRVYEAAGVESATQQNLLQVLVWVLTAAATYFGFMKYGDRVSRRWLYFTGALLGIVAWAVLIFVPPGTFSLLFYAVAWGISAGIGAQAFYGLWTAELFATKYRASAQGVLFMLARVMVGLLSLVFPVLLTNMGLEKLGLLILGLLAAALLIGTIWAPETRGKSLEEIEIARYGKLVAADRVDA; from the coding sequence ATGGGTACCGTAGCAACGAAGCGCGGCATTACCGGCTGGAAAGCAACTATCGCTGTGGCGATGAGCAACTACATTGAGGCCGGCGCCATCATCGCCCTAGCCACCAGCCTGAGTCTGTGGCAATCAGCCTTCGGGTTTGACGATGCGCTGGTCGGTATTATCGCCGCCGTGTCCGCTAACGCCTTCGGCGCTGCACTGGGGGCGATGATCGGCGGTCCGCTGTGCGACCGGTTAGGTCGAAAGTTCATCTACACATATGACCTGATTGTCTTCATGATCGGTGCCTTGCTGATCACCTTCACGGCTAACACCACACTCCTGGTGGTCGGTGTGGTGCTCATGGGTATCGCCGTCGGCGCCGGCGTTCCAGCATCCTGGACCTATATTGCCGAAGAAGCGCCCGAAGAATCACGCGCTGCCCACGTGGGCACCGCTCAGCTGGCATGGTCCTTTGGACCCGCAGTTGGTTTTGCCTTGGCCATTATGGTCGAACCGCTGGGTGTGGCTGGATCCCGACTGATCTTCTTCCACCTCTTCGTAGTGGCCGCGGTGACTTGGTGGGTCCGTCGTGGCCTTCCAGAATCCACCCGGTGGAAGGAACAACGTGCAAACGAGCTGGCCAACGGAACCAAGATTTCCTTCTTCTCCGGTATTCGCTCACTGCTGGCCGAACGCAAAAACTTCTCGGCTCTGCTGTTCCTGATCGGCGTTTACGGCCTGTGGAATACCGTGGCAGGCCAGGCCGGCATCTTCCAGCCGCGAGTGTACGAAGCAGCCGGAGTCGAATCGGCCACCCAGCAGAACCTCTTGCAGGTATTGGTCTGGGTACTGACCGCCGCAGCCACCTACTTCGGCTTCATGAAATACGGTGACCGCGTCTCGCGTCGATGGCTGTACTTCACCGGAGCCCTGCTGGGCATCGTGGCCTGGGCGGTATTGATCTTCGTACCACCAGGAACATTCTCGCTGCTGTTCTACGCGGTAGCTTGGGGTATTTCTGCCGGTATCGGTGCTCAGGCCTTCTACGGACTGTGGACTGCCGAGCTATTCGCCACCAAATACCGTGCCAGCGCGCAGGGAGTGCTGTTCATGCTTGCCCGTGTCATGGTTGGCCTGCTCTCACTGGTCTTCCCGGTGCTGCTGACCAACATGGGGCTAGAAAAGCTGGGCCTGCTAATCCTGGGGCTGCTCGCCGCGGCGCTATTGATCGGAACCATCTGGGCGCCAGAAACACGTGGCAAGTCCCTAGAAGAAATTGAGATTGCGCGTTACGGCAAGCTGGTCGCTGCCGACCGGGTCGACGCGTAA
- the rhaI gene encoding L-rhamnose isomerase — protein MGATLSPENLETLNQLAIEVPSWAYGNSGTRFKVYSTAGTPRDPFEKIADAAQVHRLTGLAPSVALHIPWDKVEDFSALRSHAENLGVRLGTINSNTFQDDDYKFGALTHEDPKIRRKAIDHHLECIDVMDATGSQDLKIWLAEGSNYPGQADMRGRQDRLADSLAEIYARLSGEQRLVLEYKFFEPAFYHTDVPDWGTSYAQVAALGERAMVCLDTGHHAPGTNIEFIVMQLLRLGKLGSFDFNSRFYADDDLIVGSADPYQLFRIMAEVIRGGGLEEQSTITFMLDQCHNVENKIQGQIRSVLNVQEMTARALLIDRVALTEAQISGDVLAANEIFMNAFYTDVRSELEAWRAERGLPADPMQAFRTSDYQSRIEAERVGGVQAGWGA, from the coding sequence CGGCACCCGGTTTAAGGTGTATTCAACCGCAGGAACACCACGAGACCCCTTCGAAAAGATCGCCGATGCCGCACAAGTACACCGACTCACCGGTCTTGCACCATCGGTGGCCTTGCACATTCCCTGGGACAAAGTTGAGGACTTTAGCGCCCTGCGCAGCCATGCCGAGAACCTCGGTGTGCGTCTAGGAACTATTAACTCGAACACCTTCCAGGATGATGATTATAAGTTCGGCGCGCTAACTCACGAGGATCCAAAGATCCGTCGCAAGGCCATCGATCATCACCTTGAATGCATCGACGTCATGGACGCAACGGGCAGCCAAGATTTGAAGATCTGGCTTGCCGAAGGATCTAACTACCCGGGCCAGGCGGACATGCGTGGTCGCCAAGACCGCTTGGCAGACTCGCTGGCAGAAATCTATGCCCGTCTTTCCGGCGAGCAGCGCCTAGTACTGGAATACAAGTTCTTTGAACCAGCTTTTTACCACACCGATGTTCCAGACTGGGGCACCTCCTACGCTCAAGTAGCAGCCCTAGGGGAGCGGGCAATGGTTTGCCTCGACACCGGGCACCATGCGCCAGGAACCAACATCGAGTTCATCGTGATGCAGCTGCTACGTCTAGGCAAGCTGGGCTCCTTCGACTTCAACTCCCGCTTCTACGCCGATGACGATCTGATTGTTGGATCCGCTGACCCCTATCAGCTCTTCCGTATCATGGCCGAGGTCATTCGCGGTGGCGGGTTAGAAGAACAGAGCACCATTACTTTCATGCTGGACCAGTGCCACAACGTGGAGAACAAGATTCAGGGTCAAATCCGCAGCGTGCTCAACGTCCAAGAGATGACCGCGCGAGCCCTGCTCATTGATCGCGTTGCATTGACGGAGGCACAGATTTCAGGCGACGTGCTAGCTGCCAACGAAATCTTCATGAACGCCTTCTACACCGATGTCCGCTCAGAACTTGAAGCTTGGCGGGCCGAGCGTGGCCTCCCGGCAGATCCGATGCAGGCCTTCCGCACTTCGGACTACCAAAGCCGCATCGAAGCCGAGCGCGTCGGTGGGGTACAAGCAGGATGGGGAGCCTAA